TATCAGCGGTTTATTTAATATATTATATAAACTTTCCAACCCGGTTCACCCCTTAATAAATGGTTTTTATTACAAGTTTTCTAATGAATCAATAACATCAGCTGATGACGGTAACTGTAAAATCTTATTAATATACATATTCTGTTTATGCTGAAGACTTATTCGAGAATCTTTGTCACTAATATATGTTCTTAAAGCATTCAATGTCTTACCTTTCTGAAATATCGATGTAGATATGAAAGTATCAACATATTCATTATTCTCAAGTACACTGGTTAAAAAATTAAACCATCCAAAAGGAAACAACCTATACGGATAAGCAACCTTTACGTCATTTGCCATTTCCTGATACCAACCTGGCATTTTCAAAAGCTGTTCCGAAATTCTGGAGAAATTAACCAACTTATCATTTTGCAAAACAATAGAGGGCACTGAAGCATACACTGCCTTAGCCAGTGTAGACGATATTATGTTAGTTGTTAGGAACAAGTCTGAGGCTCCAAGATACTTATCAAAGTCTTGGGGATTTATATGATTAAAATGAAAATATTTTATGTGTTTTTTATTATCTGATTCTTGCTCCCAGCTCTTTGGACCCACATGGATTATTGTTACCTTTTCATCAAGTTCAGCTAAATAATGCATTATCATTTTGGGACACCAACAAAGTAAATTTGATAAAGCCGGCAACCTATTTACATTCAGGTTTTCCCAATCTGAATTTGCCATGAAGATTACTTTCTCCTGACCTGAAGGTCTAAAAGCAGACTCAAATTCAATCCTTTCAGGTTTTGTCATACCTTCAGGTCTATCATAGAAATATGTAAACTTCACTTTTTTATCTGCTGGTTGTAGTTTATTTATAGGACAATACCTGATTACAAAATCACACTGCCTTATATAATCAGGTAGAGTAGCCCTATATCCGCCATAATAGTCTTGAACATAGTTTGTAGAATCAAATTCATAGCTGTCAAAGCTTCCAAAGGGGACACCATATTCTCTGAAAGTCTCCATACTAACACCCGACCATGTCGATGAATACCAAAGAGTATATACATCTGAGGCTATAACATAATCAGGTCTGAATTCAGACATTAGCCTGTCCGTAATAGCCTTATTGACCAACTTGTCCTCCGACATGGAGTTTGCTCCTGTCTGCTTCAAAACTACATGTTTAATTCTGTTTTGCTCCAGATAATTCTGGCCCTTGGCTGAAGTTAGAAAGCAAATTTCAAACTTGTTTGGTGGAAGCCTCTTACAAAATTCAAATGCAATTGTGAACTCTCCTGCCGAAAGGTGTCCTAATGTAACAAACAGTATTTTTTTCATAGCCATTCCTTCTCAATTGATTGATTAAAAGCTATATCATCGGGGAAAAATTCTCTGCCCAATTCCATAATCATTAGTGCTAGAGTCCTCTCGTTTGAGCGAACC
This region of Clostridium sp. BNL1100 genomic DNA includes:
- a CDS encoding DUF6365 family protein; protein product: MKKILFVTLGHLSAGEFTIAFEFCKRLPPNKFEICFLTSAKGQNYLEQNRIKHVVLKQTGANSMSEDKLVNKAITDRLMSEFRPDYVIASDVYTLWYSSTWSGVSMETFREYGVPFGSFDSYEFDSTNYVQDYYGGYRATLPDYIRQCDFVIRYCPINKLQPADKKVKFTYFYDRPEGMTKPERIEFESAFRPSGQEKVIFMANSDWENLNVNRLPALSNLLCWCPKMIMHYLAELDEKVTIIHVGPKSWEQESDNKKHIKYFHFNHINPQDFDKYLGASDLFLTTNIISSTLAKAVYASVPSIVLQNDKLVNFSRISEQLLKMPGWYQEMANDVKVAYPYRLFPFGWFNFLTSVLENNEYVDTFISTSIFQKGKTLNALRTYISDKDSRISLQHKQNMYINKILQLPSSADVIDSLENL